A stretch of the Capricornis sumatraensis isolate serow.1 chromosome 19, serow.2, whole genome shotgun sequence genome encodes the following:
- the CATSPER2 gene encoding cation channel sperm-associated protein 2: protein MATSHPSGHMQLPRADAIRSRLIDTFSLIEHLQGLSQAVPRHTIREILDSSCQKKLMLGDQHQLVRFSIKPRHVERITHAQRLMSTLRVRCSKRPPLSLWAGWVLERPIFRNFIIFLIFLNTIVLMVEIELLESANTRLEPLKLTLEVAAWFILLVFILEILLMWLSSFFLFWKNAWNVFDFVVTVLSLIPEMVVLAGVTSKPVWLQLLRICRVLRSLKLFARFHQVRVIILALVRALKSMTFLLMLLLIFFYIFAVAGVYFFENYTRSTRQDLDYHEFFSDLLNSIVTVFILFTLDHWYALLQDTWKVPEVSRAFSSIYVILWLLLGSIIFRNIIVAMMVTNFQNIRNELNQEMTHLEVQHKADIFKRQIIQRRQNLLPEAQRSSISKLDTRDASQQGRASDLTETSQQESKRSATKKGSKASKSRTKSLSKRRKSTSSFSSSSSFSSCSSASSSRCYDPIGQLDWETHVHQNLPGLMDMDQDERVVWPRDSLFRYFELLEKLQYNLEERKQLQEFAVQALMNFEDK from the exons ATGGCCACTTCTCACCCATCAGGACACATGCAACTACCCCGGGCTGATGCCATTCGTTCCCGGCTCATTGATACTTTCTCTCTCATCGAGCATCTGCAAGGCTTGAGCCAAGCTGTGCCACGGCACACCATCCGAGAGATACTTG aTTCTTCCTGTCAGAAGAAGCTTATGTTGGGAGATCAACACCAGCTTGTACGCTTCTCCATAAAACCTCGTCATGTAGAACGGATTACACATGCCCAGAGGCTAATGAGCACCCTTCGAGTGCGATGCAGCAAGAGGCCACCTCTTTCCTTATGGGCTGGATGGGTCCTTGAGC GTCCTATCTTCAGAAACTTTATCATCTTCCTCATCTTCTTGAATACAATTGTACTGATGGTTGAAATAG AATTGCTTGAATCTGCAAATACCCGATTGGAGCCACTGAAGCTGACTCTGGAGGTGGCAGCTTGGTTCATCTTGCTTGTCTTCATCTTGGAGATCCTTCTTATGTGGCTATCCAgctttttcctcttctggaaGAATGCCTGGAACGTCTTTGACTTTGTGGTCACAGTATTG TCCCTGATTCCTGAGATGGTGGTGCTGGCAGGGGTAACAAGCAAACCTGTATGGCTCCAGTTGCTGAGGATCTGCCGGGTACTCAGGTCTCTTAAACTCTTTGCACGATTCCATCAAGTTCGAGTCATCATTTTGGCCCTGGTCAGGGCCCTCAAG AGCATGACCTTCCTCTTGATGTTGCTGCTCATCTTCTTCTACATTTTTGCTGTGGCTGGTGTCTACTTCTTCGAGAATTACACCCGTTCAACTCGCCAGGACCTGGATTATCATGAGTTCTTCTC GGACCTACTGAATTCCATAGTAACCGTGTTCATTCTCTTCACCCTGGATCACTGGTATGCACTGCTTCAGGACACCTGGAAGGTGCCTGAGGTCAGTCGCGCCTTCAGCAGCATCTATGTCATCCTCTGGTTGTTACTTGGTTCCATTATCTTTCGAAATATCATAGTAGCCATGATGG TTACTAACTTCCAGAACATCAGGAATGAGCTGAACCAGGAGATGACACACCTGGAGGTCCAGCACAAAGCCGACATATTCAAGCGGCAGATTATCCAGAG gaGACAAAACCTACTCCCTGAGGCACAGAGGTCAAGCATTAGCAAACTGGACACCAG AGATGCCAGTCAACAAGGGAGAGCTTCAGACTTAACAGAAACTTCTCAACAAGAGTCTAAACGGAGTGCCACTAAAAAGGGTTCAAAAGCATCCAAGTCAAGAACAAAGTCCTTGTCCAAAAGGAGAAAGTCTacatcttccttctcttcttcctcctcatttTCCTCCTGCTCGTCTGCTTCTAGCTCCAGATGCTATGACCCTATCG GTCAGCTCGACTGGGAGACTCACGTGCACCAGAATCTGCCTGGGCTAATGGACATGGATCAGGATGAACGTGTTGTCTGGCCTAGAGATTCACTCTTCCGGTATTTTGAGTTGCTAGAAAAGCTTCAGTATAACCTGGAGGAGCGTAAGCAGTTACAAGAATTTGCAG TGCAGGCACTGATGAATTTTGAAGACAAGTAA